One Dromiciops gliroides isolate mDroGli1 chromosome 3, mDroGli1.pri, whole genome shotgun sequence DNA segment encodes these proteins:
- the LOC122750021 gene encoding trefoil factor 3-like, which produces MDLKGLCFVAFALMLGFSSTVGEYADLSADQCAVPSSERINCGYPKITAEECNSRGCCFNSSIPEVPWCFNPFEEEDCEV; this is translated from the exons ATGGATCTCAAAGGTCTCTGCTTTGTGGCATTTGCCCTGATGTTAGGCTTCTCCAGTACAGTTGGTGAATATGCTGACTTAT CTGCTGATCAATGTGCCGTCCCATCCAGTGAAAGAATAAACTGCGGTTACCCTAAAATCACTGCAGAAGAATGCAATAGCAGAGGGTGCTGCTTTAATTCCAGCATCCCTGAAGTACCCTGGTGCTTCAACCCTTTCGAAGAAGAAG attgTGAAGTTTAA